TAAGCCGCTTGAAGCTGAAAAGTCTCAAAACTTTACCGCAGGTATTGCTTTAAAGCCTAAAAAAGGGGTAAGCATTGCGATTGATTACTACAATATTGAGGTAAGAGATCGAATTATATTGGGTACAGAGATAGGACCTACCACTGCTGGAAATACTCCATTGGATGCCTTGTTAACTGCCAACAACCTGACTGATGTAAGCTTTTTTAGCAATGCCATTGACACGCGTACTTCAGGGATTGATTTTGTAGGAGCCATTCGCTACCTCGCTTTAGGCGCTGGTACACTTTCTATCAACTTATCAGGAAACGTGGTGTTAGAAAACAAGCGAATCAATAATGTAAAGAACCCTGCCATTGTTGAATCAGCCAACCAATCGGTGGCCAATGCCACTCAAGAGGCACTTTTCTTTACTTCACGACCAGAAACCAAATGGATTCTTGGACTGAACTATGAATTAGGGAAAGTTACTTTTATGGTAAACAATACGCTTTTTGGCAAAACTACCTTTAAGCAACAAGGGCTTGACAACAACTTGAGAACTGAGTTTGAGCCAAGGGTTGTTACCGACTTAGGGGTTACTATTTCTCCCACCGACAATTTGACTATCTCGTTGAATGCCAACAATATTTTGGGCATCCTTCCTCAATGGAAGTTTGTGGCTGAGAACCCTGCCGGACAAGCCATTATTGATGATACCAGCACCAATGCTTTTGGGCTTACGCCAATTCAGATACAGTCTAACTTGATTACGTTTAACCAACGCTACTCACAAATGACCTACGATGGCTACCACTTTAGCCAATTAGGTTTCTTGTTTAATGCTTCGGTACAGTTAAGATTCTAATAACAATAGTCCATAGCTTCTACAGCCTCAAGTCCTTAGATACCGATGTATATCGGTGCTTCAAGTTTGAGGCTGCTCTACAAGCAACTTACCTGTTTTATAATACATTGATTTTTAATGGTTTATAAAATCGGTAGATGGAAGTATTTAGTCGATAGCTGATCCGAATAAATGTACACCTTGTTAAATGCTGTAAACCAGTATTTTATATTAAGATTGCGTACTCACTTTTAAAACAAAACCTCATCAGAGAATAGATTGATCTCTGATGAGGTTTTTTTGTATAACCAATATTCGCTACGCTTTTCACACATCAAAACTTATCTCTGCCATGAGTCCATCCGATGTTTGTTGAATCTCTACCCATTGTATTTGCCCCAATATGCCGTAGGTGCTTGCCAAAGCCACTTGGTCTTCATCTTTGAATTTTGCCAACATACACAAAGCAATCAACAGCTTGTTGGAAGGGTACAAAACTCTTAGCCCAAACTTGAGCATTTCCTCAGAGGTCATCCACAGCGAAATAACCAATTGCTGTACTTCATAGGTTTCTAAAATTTCTAGCAGAAAGCCTGGAAAAGCAGGTACTTGTAACAAATCTGCCAAGTGCAATGCCTGATAATATTGAGTACTAACCTCATCGGCAGGTTCTATCATCAGGTCTAATTGCCGAATAGTTGGCTCAGCTAAAGACTCACCATAACCCAAACAAACCGCCTCAGGACACAAGCTGACCCAACGGCTCAACAACCTGCGTTTATGATTGTTTGGGTCAAGCGTATGGAGCACTCGGTTCATAGGAATCTCTCCTGGAAGGTACCAGCCTGCGTTTACTCCCAAGGCGTTGAGCTCCAGCCACGAACCCATTTTGGCGGGCTGCCAGTCAATGCCCAGGTCTACAAGCCTTTGCAAAATACTTGTGCTCACCTTGAGGCGATCCTGATAATAAGTGGCGTACCTCTTCAATACCTCTTTAGCATTGCCCAGATGTTGCAGGGTAAGGCGCTTGCCTTGGTGGGTGCTTTGGAGAGCAAAGCGTTGAAACTGATCAGAGTTTGATAGCTGTACATGCTGCAGCCAATCTTTGATAAAAGTAACGTTGGTTTCATTGGTTAAGGTGCTGTTTTGTAGTGCCAACATCATTTTTTGCGTGGTATCTAAAGTGAGGGTTTGGTGGTTCATAAGATATTTTTGATTAGAATTTTGTTCATTATAATTTGTCAATAGTCCACAGCATTTAGCCCGTAGTCCATAGCGGATTCGAGTAAATGTTTACCCCTATGAATCATTGTAAACCAATGGCGTATATTAAATTTGCGTACTTGCTTTATTTTTCAAAGGGTTTCAGTTTTACGTCTAAACACGTAATTAAATAGTTTTTAAACTTATAAACTGACCTTTCGCAGGTCAAAAATTTGTTTAACAAAATATTATACCAGTCTTCAAGCAAGCTAATAAAACACAATGATTCGAGTATCTGTGAGCCGTTACTTTTTTCTATAGGTAAAAAAGTAACCAAAAACCCCACAGCTGTAGTTTGTTTTGCCTAAATCTGTTACACTACGCCGAAACAGCTCAAACTCGCTTCGCTCAAACAGTGATCTGTTTAGCTTACGCAGAGCTCGGCGCAGCAAAGCTGCAGCCTCGGTTTTACGGCTTCGTTTCACAGATTCTTAACGGCAACAAACTAAGGCTGAATCTAGCTGACGCGACCTTAATCCTATGCTGTATTTTTTGGCTTAAAAACAAAAATACGTGCTGCGAAAGGTCAGTTTCACTTATAAACATTTGATAACCGACCAACGGGAGCTCAACGAAGGTAATCAGTAATCAACTTTGACTAAAATCACTGCGGAGCATTGATTTGTATAAAGAAGTTTTTACGCTTCCTAATTAACCCAAGTTGCAGTATATAAACTGTAAAAGCTTAAATTCCAGCTATTTATATATTTTAGGTACGAATATAACTGGCACTTGAAGCTTGTCGCTTATACCTCGCAACTTCAATTAATTATCGAGGATTCAATATTTGAAAGTGATTGCCCACATGCACAATATGTAAAACTCGACTTCCCCTGCCTGCAATAAAGTTCATAGCATCGACAGTACTTTCGCCTGTTCTTCTCCATACTACCACATTCGCGTTTTGCGTCAATTGCGAAAATATAGCACCAACAATCTCATCACTCGCCTCCAGGTAATTACCTTTTTGTACTTCTTCAGGAAATTGTGTCATAAGAAACTTCCGAATATTCAATACTTGTGTTGAATCCTCTCCAAGCCCTTCTACTATGCAATTAATCAAGCAGTTATGTCCCCGACCAGAAACATTCTGCACATTAAAAGTATAGGGTTGCCCCTGATAAGAGCCTGTGACAAGCGCTCCATCTCTAAACCAGTTATTGGCCCATTTTTCTGCTTCTATAGCCTTCAGAGAACGTCTTCTTTTAGTTTTTTTAGCCTTGAGTTTAGGAGCAGTCGTCTTTTGGGTTTTGTTCTCTGGGTTTAGATTTTTGCCACTTTTAAGTATTTCTTCTTGGCTGCTTTGTTTACCATCCGTTGCCTTCTTGGGCTTGTTTGTTGCCGCTTTGTTACGCGACCACAGAAAATCGAGGTTATTTCTTATAGCCCATAAAGCACCCTTGAGTTGGTCAATGCCTGCCACGCCAGTATTTTTTACAACATTATAGATGTCACTCATATTAATAAAGCTCACCTTCTGGTTTTTGGCAGACGCATTGTGGTCGACTATCTCTTCATTCACCCTTTCTACTACCTCTTCCAGGTCATCAATGGCATCTTGCAGGCGGTCTTCTTTCATTTTTTCCTCTATATGGGCTTGTGCCAAGGATTGCACATCATCTTTGTCACTTTTGTCTTCAAAAGATTTAAACAAAGGATTTCGGTTTGACACCATTTCTTGGGTATACTCTACGAGCTTGTCTAAGCCCAACGGGGTGTTAATATACCTACGGATGGCTCGTGCTCCTTCATTGGCTCTAAATTCAGCGTTGCGTTCTTTAGGGTCTAACACCTCCTTGTCTTTACTTTGTTCTGAGAGTGGATTCATTTCCTCCTTCAATACATCGTTGAGCCCGGTCACCTCAAATGTAGTGTTGGTAGTTGCCTTGGTGAGGGCTTTTACCAAAGACGCTGGATTAGTTACCTGGTCTCTAATGTTTCTCCAGGTATCTTCGTTAGGTTTTCCTTTGACAAAGCCCTCCAAGCCTTTGATCACTTCTTTACCCAAGCTACGGGTCATCCCTACCCCTACATACCTTCCTCCATCTTTTACTGCCAACTCACCAGGTTTTTTGCCTCCATCATTAAGCGCATTAATGCTGTCACCCAACAGTTTAGACTCTTTGATAGCATCACTTAAGAAAAAAGAGCCCATATACATCATTGCTGTCAGAGAAGCCTTGATAGCCTCAAATCCTGCAAAACCTACATAGTTTTGAATGGTTTCTTTGTCAGGGTCCAACGCTTTGTCAATCACTGCCGTTACAAAACCTGTACCTGCATACAACGCCCCCAACACCAAATTATCAATAATGATAGGTACTATGCCCACCGAAGCAAAAGGCACTACCCCCACCAATACCACCAGCTCTATAGTTTTTATCAGGTTTTTGCGGTAAGCAGTGGTTGTCTTCTCAAAACCTTCCTGGCGTTTGGTTACATCGTCTTTAAAAGTTTTTTCAAAATACTCCTTGTCTTGACCTAGGTCTTCAAAAGCATTTTTGGCATTCACCCCTTGCTCTATATTACGCATAGCACTCACGAGGCGTGCTCCTCCTTCTTTGTACTCATCTGCCTTGGCAGTCAACCACTTCCAGCTTACCCCAGCATTCAATGACTTATTTTTGATGTTGGCATGCAGTGTGAGGTAATTCTCAGACAAGGCAAAAATATCTTCTGCCAGGTAACCCTCCGCCAGCAAAGTATCTACAAAAGCCTTGTCGTGGGTAGCCGCATCGCTCAAGTGAGTCATCAGGTCTAATACCAAACTCGTATGGGTGCTTTCATTGCCTCCATACAACCTTTCTAGTTGCTCTTTGCTAGGCAGGGGCAAGTGTTTTTGTCTGATTTCCCGGCTTTGTGTTTCAACTTCTTCTTTTAGCTCCTCTAACCTTTCTTTTTTCTGCTCAAACAAGCCAGGCTCTTTATTTTCCTTAATTTCTTGTTTAAGCTTAGCCATTTGCTCACGCAAATTATTTCTTTTACCTAAAGCTGTTTTGTTCGATTTATAATCTGTCCATTCGTCCAGCAATACCCGCCCATGCAGCCCCGTAAAAGTATATTGAGCCAGTTCCTTGTCTTTGCCATCCAGCTTACGAAACCACCTAAACCCTTGCTTGATAATGAAAGGAATGAGCTCTAGTGTTCCACCCTGCAAATGCTTTATAGACTTGTTTAATGAGGCTTTTTGGTGGCTTTGATAGCCCAAAAAAGTGTCTTGAGCAATTCTTTTTTGAGCAGTCTCCTGAAGGGCATCAAATACCTCAAAGAGAAAAACTTCTTTTCTTTTTTCATTAAAGTCTTGTTTGAGGTAAGGGTTTCGCTGGTAACTTTTTACTACAATCCCCTTTGGCACATACAAATTATCTCCCGCTTGCCATATCCTCATCATCATGAGCATAATATCATGGTAATTTTTATTGACAGCTACCTTATGCAACCTGGCGCACCAAATGCCTACTTGACGTCTATACTCTGCGTCGTTTACCACCATCTCATCGTGGGTTGCCAAACTATCCCATCTTTCTTCCTGGGCTTTTCGGTCTTGTTTTGCTTGTTCGGCAGCCTTGCCTGCGCCTTTTCCTTTGCCTATGTATTTGGTATAGTAGCCCAAATAGTTCTGGGAAAAATCTTTTGCTTCTACTGGGGTCAATCGGTGTTGCCTTGGGCTACCTTGATTGGGTGGCTTCACCCAGTTTTGCATTTTTTTATAGGCACCCTGACGGCTTTTTTTATCTATGTCTTGCCACTGCAGTTTAGGCTCAAACCCCACATGATGGGCAAGGCTGCGAAACAAAGAGCCTACATACTTGATATAGTCCGTTTCATGGGTATGCATCACAGACTGAATAAACTTAAACTCTAAGCCCAGCAACATTTCATCGTCTTGTCTTGCCATTGCCAACTCTTTGTCTGACAGCGCCAGTGCATAGATGTGGGTTTTGCTGGGGTTAAAAGGCTCATTGGCTGTCCATTTTCTCAATCCTTCCATGCGGGTGTAGTTGGTCATTCCGGCGCTGCGCCTTAGTTTTAAATAATCGTCGCCAATGTCGCTCCCATATTTTAGCTTGCCCAACACCTCGTATATTTGCTTGGGGAGCATCTTGAGCCCTACCAATAGCTTTTCCAACTCACCCAATGCCTGCTCCACCAACCCATCAGCGTCTTCGGCACTATCGGCATGTGCAATGGGAGTGTCTACAAAAAGACTCAAAAACTCCACCCGCATTCGGTCTGATAGCTCCATGATAGATTTGAATATATCTTGCCTGCGATTGACCACATCATAGCGTCCTTTGATTTTTGCCTGAGCCGCCAAATCGCCTAGCAGCTTTACAATTTCTTTGGGGCGCCCCAAATCCCCTTGGCGCACTGCCGACTCAATTCTTGCCAAAATAAGCTGGCTACTTTTTAGATCATCAGCATTGATGTCTAAGGGTCTTTCAGGCTGCTCCTCTTCGGCTGTTTTATCAGCATCAAATCCAGCTGAAATCAACAGCCTTAACATATTTCGGTCGCCATCGTGCCACCCCACCTTCACCTTTTTATCTGACAATGCTTTGGCAGTATAGCGGGTGGGCACATTGACCACCCTGCCTAACCTGGCATCCAAATCATTGGCTGTGGCATTGGGTTTAGGTATCACCAGCTTGCTATTTTTTCTCATAAAGAATTCCACTTTTTCGCCCAACACATATTTGCGAATGAGCGGATACCCCCCAAAATAGGTCTTTTCTTCTTTGATGGTATTTTTGAGCCAATCGGCCACTTCCTTTTTGAGGTCTTTCACATTGCCGCTCAACGCAACTATTCCTCTTGGTCCTATCTTACGTAGGTATTTACTACCACCATTGACATAGTGCTTGATGATGCCTTCCAGGTGACGGTCTTTTTGCTCTAGAAACGGGATTTTCTCCTTTCCTTCGCCTCCTTTTGCTTGCAATATGCTTTCTTGCCAGCCTAACAACGCCTCCTGATTTTTTTGTTGTGTATCTTCCCCCTCTTTGTTGCCCAAAGTCTCCGCAGCACCTTTAATTGCAGCATATTGTTGGTTGGCTTGCACATAATTTCTCACCCGCTGCAGATTATAAGGACTCAGGTAGCTTTTAAGCCTGGGCTGATAATTGTGCCAAAAATCGAGTAATTCTTTAGGCTCAAGTTTTTCTACAAGTCTTACCACTTCTGCCTCATCTGCCCGAAGTTTTCCTGAAGGCACACCTTCACCTGCCCGCCCCAAAGAAATAGCAATACGCATTGCCGTAGAAGCTCTGCCCTTATTGTCGAGCAATTCATACAAATACTGCACGCGGGTATTATAACGCCAATGCTTCAGACCATCTTCCTTTTTCGCTCCAAACGCGGCAGCAATGGCTACCCTTAAAGGTATTCTTTGGGTGTTTTCGGCATGGTAAACAAAAGCATTTTCTACCTTGCGTACATCGGGGCGAGATAAAAGGCTCATGACTGGATAAAAATTGGCAGGTTTTGGTTTGCCCACCAACCATTCGTACAAATAAGTAACGGCACCCTCTATCGACATGTGTACCTCAAAAAAGAGCCCTTTGATCGACTCGGCACTGCCTGGCATGCGCTCTGGATGGCTCCCTATTAAATTGTTGGTTTTTCTAAAGGTGTTATCAAAATCTTCGTTTCTGTTTTCGGTTGGATTAATGAGTCGCTTAACATCATCATCAAATGCCATGCTACCTTTAGAGGCTTGTATGTGGGGTAGCTCTTTTTGGAATTTTTCTAAGATTGAAGGGGTTTCGGCAAACGTTACAGCCTTGGCTTTTTCAAGCAAAAAATGGATCATGTGATCCAGCTCTTGCAAGTTTTCTTGTTGATAAGGGCGTTTATCCTTGTTGACCAATACTACTATATAATCTACCATCATCGACACCAACGCTTGCAACTCTTGCTGCCTGGTTTCCCTGTCTACTTCATCGAAGGCAAGCCCATCCCTTAAAAAGGCAAATTGTTGCCGATAATAAGCAAGGCGAGACAAAAGGGTATGTACATAACTTCTATACGTTAACTTTGGGTTTCCTTCTTGTTGGGTTTCAGAAGCCCTGGCATAGCGTGGAAAGTCGCCATCGTCGGGCAAAGCTGCTGGTTCGCTCTTGATCTCTTCGGCGGAACGGGCAGCACTACCAGCACCACTTTTTAGTTTGGTTTGTATGGGGGTGTATTTAGATGGAACCGACTTGTGTTTGGTCTTGACTGGTTGGTGTTTGACTTGGTGTAATTGTGGGTTTTTTGAACTTTGAACAGTAGTTGATGGAGAGGTTTCTTCTGTCTCCTGAACAATGGGTATGAGGCGGTCTGACATAATATGCTAAGTGTTTATATTGTATTTTTTTGATATACCTGATTGGTACTACAAAGTAACAATGACCACTGGGTATGTCCCATTTTTGCTGCCCTTCAAATGCTCTACTGGCACCCCTTCAAATGCCCTTCATGGGGAGTTTTAGGAACGGAAAAAAAATAACCCCCGAATCAAGTTCGGGGCTGTAAGTTTTCAGTTTGGAGGTGCTCTTTCACCCTGATACTTCGTTACTTTTTTTAGCCGTAGCTATGGCTACGCCTGCAAAAAGTGCCTCCTCTCAGAATAAAATCCCTACCTCAAAATCGGTAATTTATTTTTTCACTATTCCTTAAACAAAGAAACCAAGTACCTGAATAGTTGCAGATACTTGGTTTGTAAAGGTGTTTAAAAATGTTGAATCAATTTGGGCAAATCGTCTTTGGGCGTCAGGCTCATTTTTTTCTTAATCCGGTAGCGCGCTGTTTCCAAGCCTTTTTTAGAAATATTCAGAATTTGCATGGTTTCCTTTACCGACAAGTTCATTTTCATGTAAGCACAAAGCTTTAACTCGTTGGGACTAAGCACGGGGTAATTTTGCTGCAATCGGGTAAAAAAATGGGGGTGTACTTTTTCAAAGTGTAACTTAAACTTGCCCCACTGGTTGTCCAGGCTTAAGCCGTTTTGCAAGGTTTTAAGGTAGCTTTTTATAGTGTTATCCTGAGAGGCTATAGGTTGAAGTTTTTTTACCACCCCGTCCAGCAATTCGTTTTTTTGGGCTACCTGCAAGGCAATTGTTGACAATTCTCTGTTTTGGGCATCTATGACTGACTGCAACAATGTTTTTTCTCTTTGGTGGAGCGCACTCATGCGCATAGCCGCCTTGGAACGCGCCAATAGTTCGATGCGGCTAAAAGGCTTGCGAATATAATCTATAGCGCCTGTTTCCAGGGCTTCTTCCAGGTTGCGATCTTCTATTTGGGCACCTGTAGCTATGATAATAGGTATGTGTTGGGTTTCTTCTTGTTTTTTCAAATAACCAATCACTTCCAAGCCAGAGAGCATGGGCATTTCCCAGTCCAGAATAATCAAATCGGGCAACTCTTCTTTGGCTATCTGGTAAGCAATAGAACCATTGCAGGCATTGAGCAACTCATAGGGTTGTTTGGTGTCATTAAAATACTGAAATATGGTTTCAATGACTGCTGGATTATCATCGGCTACCAATATTTTTTTTCTGAAGGAATGAGGGTTCATTGTCATAGGATACAATACTTTTGGTTAGCAAGTAAATTATTCAAGTGATGATGTGAACAGTTTGGTCGGGCTATTTTCGAAATAACTATACAACATCAAAAGCAATACAACTCGAAGCCGGAATAAGTTGCCTTGAATTTAAATTTAGCCACAGGCAACCAATCTAACCCAAGACATGTATTGGGTAAACAAATACAATCAGGTACATATTCCTAAATCACTTATTTTATGCTTACTAAAACAATGAATACATTTTGTAAATTATGTGTGCTCATGCTCATTGCCTCACACTGTGTTTTTGCTCAAAACCCTCACACGGTTGATTCTTTGCAAAAAGCGTTGAAAACTACCCTCACCAACCAACAAAAGGTAGATGTATACAACCTATTGGCAAAAGAATACCGCTATATGGATTCTGCCAGGGTAGCCCACTACACTTCACAGTCCATTAGTTTGTCCAACGCCATCCATTACCCTCAAGGGGTAGCTGATGCCTGGTACTATCTGGGCTTTGTAAACCTCGTCAAAGGCAAACGCGTGGACGCCATGCAGTTTTTTGAAAAAATATTGCGCCTTTCTCAAAAAATAAAGTATCAGGAAGGCGTGGCCAATGCTTACAATGGCATAGGGGCTACTTATTGGTTTAAGGGCCATATGGACAAGGCACTGGGTTACTACCAAAAATCGCTTCAGATAAGAACCCAAATCAAAGACCAAAAAGGCATGGCATCTACTTGCGTCAATATAGGTACCATTTACCAATACCAAGGCAAGCACGCCCAAGCCATCAAGATTTACTTGAGGGCACTTCGTATAGAAACCAGCCTTGGCAACAAAAAAGGTATAGGCAAGTGTTACAATGCTTTGGCTAACATTTACACCAACCAAGGTAACTACCCCAAAGCGTTGGAACTTTACCAAGACGCGGCTAAAACACAGCGAGAAATTAAAGATACATTGGGGCTGTCAACAGCGTATAATAACCTCGGTGTTGTTTATACACGACAAGGCAACTACCCTAAAGCCATTCAGTTTCACCAACGATCGCTTGCCATCGACCAACGGATAAAAGACAAGCGAAGCATGGCTGTAAACTACAACAACCTGGGAATCATATACAGGTATCAGGGCAACTACCCCAAGGCTTTAGAGACTTTTCAAAAATCGCTTAAAATACGTGAACAAACGAATAACAAGCAGGGAATAGCGCAGTGTTTTAACAACATTGGGGATATTCACAAAACGCAAGGAAATTATGCCACAGCCTTAGGCTTCTTTAGGCGTGCTTTTAAAATATATCAACAAAAAAAATATAAAAGAGGGATGGCAATTAGCCATAACAATATGGGCATAGTGCATGAATTACAAGGCAACTATGCTCAAGCACTGGACTATTACCAAAAAGCACTTGTGCTGGAAAAACAACTCAAACTCAAGGCAAAAATTGCGGATAGTTACTTGGGTTTAGGGCGGGTTGCACTGTTACAAAAACAGTATACAAAAGCCCATGATTTTTTTGAAAAAGCCCTGAAAATGCGGGAAGCAATGGGAGAAAAAGCAATGTCGGCAGAAGCCCAAATAAACCTGGGCATGGCATACTATTCTCAAAAAAACTATAGCCAGGCTCAACAATGCCTGGAAAAGGGTGTGCAAGCTGCCTCCAAAGCAGGGTTTATTCTATTTATAAAGTATGGCACTGAGTACCTTGCCAAGGTATACCAAGCGATGGGTAACCCACAAAAGGCTCTAGAAAATCACATACGTTTTAAACAAATGGCAGACAGTCTTTTAAACAAAAAGAACGTTCAGAAGATTGCCCGTTTGGAAACCCAATACATTGCACAAAAACGTGTCGACTCTTTGCGGGTAATACAAACCCAAAAAGACCAGTTGGCACAGGCAGACATACGCCGCCGGGAAGCTACCCAAAGCGCTACTTACCTGGGTTTGGGACTCTCTGCTCTGCTGGTCATCGTGTTATGGATGTTTTACCGTAGCCAGCAACGCCACAACCGCAAACTTAGCAGCATCAACACAGAGTTAGAGGAGTCTTATATGACCATTCGAAACAGTGCTCAACTCATTT
The Microscilla marina ATCC 23134 DNA segment above includes these coding regions:
- a CDS encoding tetratricopeptide repeat-containing sensor histidine kinase — translated: MNTFCKLCVLMLIASHCVFAQNPHTVDSLQKALKTTLTNQQKVDVYNLLAKEYRYMDSARVAHYTSQSISLSNAIHYPQGVADAWYYLGFVNLVKGKRVDAMQFFEKILRLSQKIKYQEGVANAYNGIGATYWFKGHMDKALGYYQKSLQIRTQIKDQKGMASTCVNIGTIYQYQGKHAQAIKIYLRALRIETSLGNKKGIGKCYNALANIYTNQGNYPKALELYQDAAKTQREIKDTLGLSTAYNNLGVVYTRQGNYPKAIQFHQRSLAIDQRIKDKRSMAVNYNNLGIIYRYQGNYPKALETFQKSLKIREQTNNKQGIAQCFNNIGDIHKTQGNYATALGFFRRAFKIYQQKKYKRGMAISHNNMGIVHELQGNYAQALDYYQKALVLEKQLKLKAKIADSYLGLGRVALLQKQYTKAHDFFEKALKMREAMGEKAMSAEAQINLGMAYYSQKNYSQAQQCLEKGVQAASKAGFILFIKYGTEYLAKVYQAMGNPQKALENHIRFKQMADSLLNKKNVQKIARLETQYIAQKRVDSLRVIQTQKDQLAQADIRRREATQSATYLGLGLSALLVIVLWMFYRSQQRHNRKLSSINTELEESYMTIRNSAQLISEQKNELEQALQKLKELDSFKEKMVGMIAHDLKNPLQAIIGFTQDTHVHPEANAIHRAAQRMLLLILNMLDAQKFNKTEVKLKKSTQSLPQLGKTTLAQVEWFAQAKNIRLEQAATQEMYLPVDTQLVSRVLLNLLHNAIKFTPNNGHITLQYEAMPATQEIKVMVSDNGEGIAPEHLATIFKPYHQANAKQASTGLGLAFCKMVVEAHHGNIGVISTLGKGSTFWFTLPMPEVIQPTQTLAKEFAHTHTSALRLTPEDKAYLKPYLSKIKEHKIYHFTKIKSILQQIDDHKHPDLALWKNTLKQAMVTANQPQYESLINMH
- a CDS encoding response regulator; amino-acid sequence: MTMNPHSFRKKILVADDNPAVIETIFQYFNDTKQPYELLNACNGSIAYQIAKEELPDLIILDWEMPMLSGLEVIGYLKKQEETQHIPIIIATGAQIEDRNLEEALETGAIDYIRKPFSRIELLARSKAAMRMSALHQREKTLLQSVIDAQNRELSTIALQVAQKNELLDGVVKKLQPIASQDNTIKSYLKTLQNGLSLDNQWGKFKLHFEKVHPHFFTRLQQNYPVLSPNELKLCAYMKMNLSVKETMQILNISKKGLETARYRIKKKMSLTPKDDLPKLIQHF
- a CDS encoding OTU domain-containing protein; the encoded protein is MSDRLIPIVQETEETSPSTTVQSSKNPQLHQVKHQPVKTKHKSVPSKYTPIQTKLKSGAGSAARSAEEIKSEPAALPDDGDFPRYARASETQQEGNPKLTYRSYVHTLLSRLAYYRQQFAFLRDGLAFDEVDRETRQQELQALVSMMVDYIVVLVNKDKRPYQQENLQELDHMIHFLLEKAKAVTFAETPSILEKFQKELPHIQASKGSMAFDDDVKRLINPTENRNEDFDNTFRKTNNLIGSHPERMPGSAESIKGLFFEVHMSIEGAVTYLYEWLVGKPKPANFYPVMSLLSRPDVRKVENAFVYHAENTQRIPLRVAIAAAFGAKKEDGLKHWRYNTRVQYLYELLDNKGRASTAMRIAISLGRAGEGVPSGKLRADEAEVVRLVEKLEPKELLDFWHNYQPRLKSYLSPYNLQRVRNYVQANQQYAAIKGAAETLGNKEGEDTQQKNQEALLGWQESILQAKGGEGKEKIPFLEQKDRHLEGIIKHYVNGGSKYLRKIGPRGIVALSGNVKDLKKEVADWLKNTIKEEKTYFGGYPLIRKYVLGEKVEFFMRKNSKLVIPKPNATANDLDARLGRVVNVPTRYTAKALSDKKVKVGWHDGDRNMLRLLISAGFDADKTAEEEQPERPLDINADDLKSSQLILARIESAVRQGDLGRPKEIVKLLGDLAAQAKIKGRYDVVNRRQDIFKSIMELSDRMRVEFLSLFVDTPIAHADSAEDADGLVEQALGELEKLLVGLKMLPKQIYEVLGKLKYGSDIGDDYLKLRRSAGMTNYTRMEGLRKWTANEPFNPSKTHIYALALSDKELAMARQDDEMLLGLEFKFIQSVMHTHETDYIKYVGSLFRSLAHHVGFEPKLQWQDIDKKSRQGAYKKMQNWVKPPNQGSPRQHRLTPVEAKDFSQNYLGYYTKYIGKGKGAGKAAEQAKQDRKAQEERWDSLATHDEMVVNDAEYRRQVGIWCARLHKVAVNKNYHDIMLMMMRIWQAGDNLYVPKGIVVKSYQRNPYLKQDFNEKRKEVFLFEVFDALQETAQKRIAQDTFLGYQSHQKASLNKSIKHLQGGTLELIPFIIKQGFRWFRKLDGKDKELAQYTFTGLHGRVLLDEWTDYKSNKTALGKRNNLREQMAKLKQEIKENKEPGLFEQKKERLEELKEEVETQSREIRQKHLPLPSKEQLERLYGGNESTHTSLVLDLMTHLSDAATHDKAFVDTLLAEGYLAEDIFALSENYLTLHANIKNKSLNAGVSWKWLTAKADEYKEGGARLVSAMRNIEQGVNAKNAFEDLGQDKEYFEKTFKDDVTKRQEGFEKTTTAYRKNLIKTIELVVLVGVVPFASVGIVPIIIDNLVLGALYAGTGFVTAVIDKALDPDKETIQNYVGFAGFEAIKASLTAMMYMGSFFLSDAIKESKLLGDSINALNDGGKKPGELAVKDGGRYVGVGMTRSLGKEVIKGLEGFVKGKPNEDTWRNIRDQVTNPASLVKALTKATTNTTFEVTGLNDVLKEEMNPLSEQSKDKEVLDPKERNAEFRANEGARAIRRYINTPLGLDKLVEYTQEMVSNRNPLFKSFEDKSDKDDVQSLAQAHIEEKMKEDRLQDAIDDLEEVVERVNEEIVDHNASAKNQKVSFINMSDIYNVVKNTGVAGIDQLKGALWAIRNNLDFLWSRNKAATNKPKKATDGKQSSQEEILKSGKNLNPENKTQKTTAPKLKAKKTKRRRSLKAIEAEKWANNWFRDGALVTGSYQGQPYTFNVQNVSGRGHNCLINCIVEGLGEDSTQVLNIRKFLMTQFPEEVQKGNYLEASDEIVGAIFSQLTQNANVVVWRRTGESTVDAMNFIAGRGSRVLHIVHVGNHFQILNPR